A genomic window from Erythrobacter sp. BLCC-B19 includes:
- a CDS encoding EAL domain-containing protein, producing MISSINKLAGKWRRAFGAVDDEVAVFAARTGLRSGNALLRRKRVKVAILAILFGVVSAAIELPLPAEDFYRAARAQLRDRPAPQDIALIAVDDRTLNAFQRNLPSRVHDSKVLDIMFAAGVQRVVFDRAHADPETPEADAMFAQTLRRHSGKIWLGLAPAHEIGFQRVDEIAPLPVFRPLAGLAAMNGRGSPFGLSVSFPTEVAFANKSEPSISAVLADYSGPSRLYRPDYAFDPATVPTFSYIDVLEGRVTPDQLRGKKVVIGKTYFESADYFLMPLKMSGRVPGAYFHVLGAHTLKRGTPVDLMWFPAMLLVAVVIMVQALNHNRSGKALWGGTFFLMAVPFVFDETSIHIDIMSALLAVGFAAIGFYRINRRYFSSDVDAMTTSAISSDRPSEARDVYALKITNLAELSEDWSAREIGDFVNTLIAYVKGPGEVGDVAFERDILVWLAPRMDTDELERHADGLALMLKTAISYEWQSSNGSPALGIDTNYDLPVALRIKKAMQAAEEAALRGLRYIINDAAHLEARNNRLELIRVLEKGLRDRSIGVAFQPKIDLASGRIVGAETLIRWQPDGREFVNPQDLVLAAEAGDRINELTLVVMESALVGGKQAIALDPRFKLAVNMSAKSLSDTHLLFDIMTMLGRYNFPPENLTLELTETAKLEDHRIAPQIAALKARGIGLSIDDFGTGQSNLEYIEKLPSSELKIDKRFVQHMATSEESRAVVRATIEIAHSLGKVVVAEGVEDLSVAAALRAMGCDQAQGYLFSRAITMDELLAMMGGGRTAIYG from the coding sequence ATGATTTCGTCGATTAACAAACTGGCCGGCAAGTGGCGGCGTGCGTTCGGCGCGGTCGACGACGAAGTTGCTGTATTCGCAGCGCGAACGGGACTGCGCTCGGGCAATGCGCTGCTGCGTCGCAAGCGCGTGAAAGTGGCAATTCTCGCGATCCTGTTCGGGGTTGTCTCTGCCGCCATCGAACTGCCGCTCCCGGCCGAAGATTTCTACCGCGCCGCCCGCGCCCAATTGCGCGACCGTCCTGCGCCGCAGGACATTGCCTTGATCGCGGTGGATGACCGGACGCTCAATGCGTTCCAGCGAAACCTGCCGAGCAGGGTGCACGATTCCAAGGTGCTCGACATCATGTTTGCCGCTGGCGTGCAGCGCGTCGTGTTCGACCGCGCCCATGCCGATCCCGAAACGCCAGAGGCGGATGCGATGTTTGCGCAGACCTTGCGCCGCCATTCCGGCAAGATCTGGCTCGGCCTAGCACCGGCGCATGAAATCGGCTTCCAGCGTGTCGACGAGATTGCGCCGCTTCCCGTATTTCGCCCGCTCGCAGGCCTTGCGGCCATGAACGGCAGGGGCAGTCCTTTCGGCCTGTCGGTCAGTTTCCCGACCGAGGTGGCCTTCGCCAACAAGAGCGAACCGTCGATCTCGGCTGTGCTGGCGGACTATTCGGGGCCGTCGCGGCTTTACCGCCCGGACTATGCGTTCGATCCCGCAACGGTGCCGACCTTCAGCTACATCGACGTCCTCGAAGGCCGGGTCACGCCCGATCAGCTGCGCGGCAAGAAGGTTGTCATCGGCAAGACCTATTTCGAATCTGCCGATTATTTCCTGATGCCCCTTAAGATGAGCGGGCGCGTGCCGGGCGCCTATTTCCATGTTCTGGGCGCGCACACGCTCAAGCGCGGCACGCCTGTCGATCTGATGTGGTTCCCGGCCATGCTGCTGGTTGCCGTGGTGATCATGGTGCAGGCGCTCAATCACAATCGGTCCGGCAAGGCGCTGTGGGGCGGCACGTTCTTTCTGATGGCCGTGCCCTTCGTGTTCGACGAGACATCGATCCATATCGACATCATGTCGGCACTGCTCGCGGTCGGCTTTGCCGCGATCGGCTTCTATCGCATCAACCGCAGATATTTCAGCAGCGATGTCGATGCGATGACCACCAGTGCGATCAGCTCCGACCGGCCCAGCGAGGCGCGCGATGTCTACGCTCTCAAGATCACCAATCTGGCCGAGCTGTCCGAGGATTGGTCCGCGCGCGAGATCGGCGATTTCGTCAACACCCTGATCGCCTATGTCAAAGGCCCGGGCGAAGTCGGGGACGTGGCGTTCGAGCGGGACATCCTGGTGTGGCTCGCGCCGCGCATGGACACCGATGAACTTGAACGGCACGCCGATGGCCTGGCGCTGATGCTCAAGACCGCCATCAGTTATGAATGGCAATCGTCCAACGGCTCGCCCGCCTTGGGGATCGATACCAATTATGACCTGCCGGTTGCCTTGCGGATCAAGAAAGCGATGCAGGCGGCCGAGGAGGCCGCGCTGCGGGGTCTGCGCTACATCATCAATGACGCTGCTCATCTGGAAGCCCGCAACAACCGGCTCGAACTCATCAGGGTGCTTGAAAAGGGGCTGCGCGACCGCAGCATCGGCGTGGCGTTCCAGCCCAAGATCGACCTTGCCTCAGGCCGCATAGTCGGGGCCGAAACCCTGATTCGCTGGCAGCCCGACGGGCGCGAATTCGTCAATCCGCAGGATCTGGTGCTGGCTGCCGAAGCAGGCGACCGGATCAATGAGCTCACGCTGGTGGTGATGGAAAGCGCGCTGGTCGGCGGCAAGCAGGCGATTGCGCTTGACCCGCGTTTCAAGCTGGCGGTCAATATGTCGGCCAAGAGCCTCTCGGACACGCACCTGCTGTTCGACATCATGACGATGCTGGGCCGCTACAATTTCCCGCCTGAAAACCTGACGCTCGAACTGACCGAAACGGCAAAGCTCGAAGATCACCGCATCGCGCCGCAGATTGCAGCACTCAAGGCGCGCGGGATCGGGTTGTCGATCGACGACTTCGGCACGGGCCAGTCGAACCTTGAGTATATCGAAAAGCTGCCGAGCTCCGAATTGAAGATCGACAAGCGATTCGTGCAGCACATGGCAACCTCCGAAGAAAGCCGCGCCGTGGTGCGTGCGACGATCGAGATCGCGCACTCGCTCGGCAAGGTGGTCGTGGCGGAAGGCGTGGAGGATCTGTCCGTGGCCGCCGCTCTCAGAGCCATGGGCTGCGATCAGGCGCAGGGCTATCTGTTTTCCCGCGCGATCACGATGGACGAGCTGCTCGCGATGATGGGTGGGGGAAGAACCGCAATTTACGGTTGA
- a CDS encoding DUF3429 domain-containing protein: MDGQNTLTPTARALGYAGLLPQVFCIAMILTGHEWRYSALAGGFAYAAAIFSFLGGVWWGQAIQSGRAGAGAYGLAVLPSLIAVALFLPWTFGWEWPGPALLYLGALILGSPMIDRALGFAQADFLRLRWHLSLGLGSLTIALGLLSARVI; encoded by the coding sequence ATGGATGGACAAAACACCCTTACGCCCACGGCCCGGGCGCTCGGCTATGCCGGGCTTCTGCCGCAGGTCTTCTGCATCGCCATGATCCTGACCGGCCACGAATGGCGCTACTCCGCGCTCGCCGGGGGATTTGCCTATGCGGCGGCGATCTTCAGCTTTCTGGGAGGCGTGTGGTGGGGTCAGGCGATCCAGAGCGGGCGCGCCGGGGCCGGGGCCTATGGTCTGGCCGTGCTGCCCAGCCTGATCGCGGTGGCCTTGTTTCTGCCCTGGACCTTCGGGTGGGAATGGCCGGGGCCGGCGCTGCTCTATCTCGGCGCGCTGATCCTTGGCTCGCCGATGATCGACCGCGCGCTGGGTTTTGCGCAAGCCGATTTCCTGCGGCTGCGCTGGCACCTTTCGCTGGGGCTGGGCAGCTTGACGATCGCGCTCGGGCTGCTGTCGGCACGGGTGATCTGA
- a CDS encoding SDR family NAD(P)-dependent oxidoreductase: MTLFDLTGRTAIITGGNGGLGLAMARGLAKAGANVAIWARNADKNAAAFEELCALGGGNPLVTQCDVSVERDVEDALAMTLDVLGRVDICFANAGISGAGTAIPDITADGWDHTMAINTRGAALVYKHVSRHMIDRAKNGDPGGKLIATSSGQSIMGVNRSSDYAASKAALNGLTRAAAFELARYQITANALLFGYYETDITAKADPRFAEWMARRIPLRRPGDHAGLEGLAVFFASSHSDYITGQCLPVDGGLCIS; encoded by the coding sequence ATGACCCTGTTCGATCTTACCGGCCGGACGGCCATCATCACCGGCGGCAATGGCGGGCTTGGGCTGGCGATGGCCCGCGGGCTCGCCAAGGCGGGCGCCAATGTCGCGATCTGGGCGCGCAATGCGGACAAGAACGCGGCCGCGTTCGAGGAACTTTGTGCGCTGGGAGGCGGAAACCCGCTTGTGACGCAATGCGATGTGTCGGTGGAACGGGACGTCGAAGATGCCTTGGCGATGACGCTCGACGTCTTGGGCAGGGTCGACATCTGCTTCGCCAATGCGGGCATATCGGGCGCGGGGACGGCCATCCCCGACATCACCGCCGATGGCTGGGATCACACCATGGCGATCAACACCCGCGGCGCGGCGCTGGTGTACAAGCACGTCTCGCGCCACATGATCGATCGCGCCAAGAACGGCGATCCGGGCGGCAAGCTGATCGCGACATCGTCTGGCCAGTCGATCATGGGGGTCAATCGCTCGTCCGATTACGCCGCCTCGAAGGCCGCGCTCAACGGCCTCACCCGCGCCGCCGCCTTCGAACTGGCGCGCTATCAGATCACCGCCAACGCGCTGCTTTTCGGCTATTACGAGACCGACATCACCGCCAAGGCCGACCCCAGATTTGCCGAGTGGATGGCACGGCGAATCCCGCTGCGCCGGCCCGGCGATCATGCGGGGCTCGAGGGGCTGGCGGTGTTCTTCGCCTCGTCCCACTCGGACTACATCACCGGGCAGTGTCTGCCGGTCGACGGGGGGCTGTGCATCTCCTGA
- a CDS encoding ABC1 kinase family protein, with amino-acid sequence MSDDDQTPEFADRKEDRARQRAVPSGRVARLGTFGRLVGGVAGGMVAEGARRLASGEGISARDLILTPGNVQRMTDRLSHLRGAAMKMGQMISLDAGDFLPEELSKILATLRDQANFMPTRQLDQVLKAEWGPDWRKQFRWFNPRPIAAASIGQVHKALTRDGEELAIKVQYPGVAKSIDSDVDNVMTLLKVAGFAPPELEMDKLMAAAKQQLHEEADYEREGRQMALYREQLAGVPGFVVPRLHEGLTRGSILAMSFEEGVSIEELGNESPERRDEVFARLIRLVARELFDFGVMQTDPNFANFRYRRETGEIVLLDFGACRPVDPAVANGYRKMLLAGLEGKAEDVLKATIEAGFMMPIVAEKHPERVNRMIDIVINEMREDAPFDFGDRAFIPLLRDEGWAIAQDKDTWAFPPIETLFVQRKVSGTALLGARLKAKVNIRRITEEVLASTAPMPVRAA; translated from the coding sequence GTGTCCGACGACGACCAGACCCCCGAATTCGCCGACCGCAAGGAAGACCGCGCCCGCCAGCGCGCGGTGCCGTCGGGGCGCGTTGCACGGCTGGGCACCTTCGGGCGCTTGGTCGGCGGCGTTGCCGGCGGCATGGTGGCCGAAGGCGCGCGCCGGCTGGCGAGCGGCGAAGGCATTTCGGCGCGCGACCTCATCCTCACCCCCGGCAATGTCCAGCGCATGACCGACCGGCTATCGCACCTGCGCGGCGCGGCGATGAAGATGGGGCAGATGATCAGCCTCGATGCGGGCGATTTCCTGCCAGAGGAACTGTCGAAGATCCTCGCCACTTTGCGCGATCAGGCCAATTTCATGCCGACCCGTCAGCTCGATCAGGTGCTGAAAGCCGAATGGGGGCCGGACTGGCGCAAGCAGTTCCGCTGGTTCAACCCCCGCCCGATCGCCGCCGCCAGCATCGGCCAGGTGCACAAGGCGCTGACCCGCGACGGCGAGGAACTGGCGATCAAGGTGCAATATCCCGGCGTCGCCAAGTCGATCGATTCGGACGTCGACAACGTGATGACGCTCCTGAAGGTCGCCGGTTTTGCGCCTCCCGAACTCGAGATGGACAAGCTGATGGCAGCGGCCAAGCAGCAGCTCCACGAAGAGGCTGACTATGAACGCGAAGGCCGGCAGATGGCGCTCTATCGCGAACAGCTGGCGGGCGTGCCGGGGTTTGTGGTTCCGCGCCTCCACGAAGGCCTGACGCGCGGTTCGATCCTGGCGATGAGCTTCGAGGAGGGGGTCAGCATCGAGGAACTCGGCAACGAAAGTCCCGAGCGCCGCGACGAAGTCTTCGCGCGGCTGATCCGGCTGGTGGCGCGCGAATTGTTCGACTTCGGGGTGATGCAGACCGACCCAAACTTCGCCAATTTCCGCTACCGGCGCGAGACCGGCGAGATCGTGCTGCTCGATTTCGGCGCGTGCCGTCCGGTCGATCCGGCGGTGGCGAACGGCTACCGCAAGATGCTGCTGGCGGGTCTTGAGGGCAAGGCCGAGGACGTGCTCAAGGCCACGATCGAGGCCGGGTTCATGATGCCGATCGTCGCCGAAAAGCACCCCGAGCGGGTGAACCGGATGATCGATATCGTCATCAACGAAATGCGCGAGGATGCCCCGTTCGATTTCGGCGACCGCGCCTTCATCCCGCTCTTGCGCGACGAAGGCTGGGCGATCGCGCAGGACAAGGACACCTGGGCCTTTCCGCCGATCGAGACGCTGTTCGTGCAGCGCAAGGTCAGCGGCACAGCGCTGCTGGGCGCGCGGCTGAAGGCAAAGGTCAATATCCGGCGGATCACCGAAGAGGTTCTGGCAAGCACCGCGCCGATGCCGGTTCGCGCAGCCTAG
- a CDS encoding low molecular weight protein-tyrosine-phosphatase: protein MHGGIDHRFSVLFVCLGNICRSPMAEGAFRAVAQERGLACLVDSAGTASYHVGQQPDPRAIGVASRQGIDIATQAARQVERDDFYRFSHIIAMDRANLEALRGKAPRDGTARLAMLLDAVEGRRGEPVADPYYGDLAAFETAWSIINLGANAWVDKLLREGTRQTV from the coding sequence ATGCACGGGGGGATCGATCACCGATTTAGTGTGCTGTTTGTGTGCCTTGGCAACATTTGCCGGTCACCAATGGCTGAAGGAGCGTTTCGCGCTGTAGCGCAGGAACGCGGCTTGGCGTGCCTGGTCGATTCAGCGGGAACTGCGTCCTACCACGTTGGGCAACAACCCGATCCGCGCGCCATCGGGGTGGCGAGCCGTCAGGGCATCGACATCGCAACGCAGGCGGCCCGGCAAGTCGAACGGGACGATTTCTATCGCTTCAGCCACATCATCGCGATGGACCGCGCCAATCTCGAAGCTCTGCGTGGAAAGGCGCCGCGCGATGGGACGGCGCGGCTTGCCATGCTGCTTGATGCCGTCGAGGGCCGCAGGGGCGAGCCTGTGGCTGATCCCTATTATGGCGACCTGGCTGCATTCGAAACCGCATGGAGCATCATCAACCTTGGCGCCAATGCCTGGGTCGACAAGCTGCTGCGTGAAGGCACCCGGCAAACCGTCTGA
- the recG gene encoding ATP-dependent DNA helicase RecG has protein sequence MRPEALNPLFAEVTTLGGVGPKLMKPLEKLGLARVKDVAYHLPERFVSRRAVANLDEASEGEQVIIALTAIEHRAPRAGSRGPYRVLAQDAAGNVCSLNWFGKAAYSAKKLVPEGETRWVAGRLDRYGDMLQIVHPDHIEAESAAHMARLSEPVYRLSEGLVQPRVADFVAQALARLPDLPEWIEPGQLARSGWPTWREALKLAHETTDAKARDRLAYDELLANSLALLLVKADGRRRRGQALVGDGGLRARLQLPFGLTGAQTRSIAEIAGDMAQEAPMLRLLQGDVGAGKTVVALNAMLIAVEAGKQAALLAPTEILARQHFETLRKMLGPTGVEIALLTGRAKGRERESILMGLLDGSIQLLVGTHAIFQDTVNYRDLGLVVIDEQHRFGVAQRLALAAKGRRAPHTLAMTATPIPRSLTLAQYGEMDVSRLDELPPGRQAIDTRVVAMERLSEVVDGLARHIASGQQAYWVCPMVREIDGAPDLADIAAAEARFAALRERFGDAVVLVHGQLRPEVKDAAMERFATGEARLLVATTVIEVGVDVPSATLMVIEQAERFGLAQLHQLRGRVGRGAEKSTCLLLRSAQLSETGRARLALMRETQDGFRIAEEDLELRGGGELLGTRQSGEAGFRVADLEQTQRLLPVAHGDARLLMERDGGLTSPRGEAARILLYLFERDWGVQLLRGG, from the coding sequence ATGCGCCCCGAGGCTCTCAATCCGCTGTTTGCCGAAGTCACCACGCTAGGCGGCGTTGGCCCAAAGCTGATGAAGCCGCTCGAGAAGCTCGGCCTCGCGCGGGTCAAGGATGTGGCCTATCACCTGCCCGAACGCTTTGTCAGCCGCCGGGCGGTGGCCAATTTAGATGAAGCGAGCGAGGGCGAGCAGGTCATCATCGCACTGACCGCGATCGAACATCGCGCCCCCCGGGCCGGGAGCCGCGGGCCGTATCGCGTGCTGGCGCAGGATGCGGCGGGCAATGTCTGTTCATTGAACTGGTTCGGCAAGGCAGCCTATTCCGCCAAGAAGCTCGTGCCGGAGGGTGAGACGCGCTGGGTGGCCGGCCGTCTCGACCGCTATGGCGATATGCTCCAGATCGTCCATCCCGACCACATCGAGGCGGAAAGCGCAGCGCACATGGCGCGGCTATCCGAACCGGTCTACCGCCTGTCCGAAGGCCTGGTGCAGCCCCGGGTTGCCGATTTCGTAGCTCAGGCCTTGGCGCGGCTGCCCGATCTTCCCGAATGGATCGAACCCGGTCAGCTGGCGCGTTCCGGATGGCCGACCTGGCGCGAGGCGCTGAAGCTGGCGCATGAGACCACCGATGCCAAGGCGCGCGATCGGCTCGCCTATGACGAATTGCTCGCCAACAGTCTCGCTCTGCTGCTGGTGAAAGCCGATGGGCGGCGCAGGCGCGGGCAGGCATTGGTGGGCGACGGTGGGCTGAGGGCGCGGCTGCAACTGCCCTTTGGCCTGACCGGCGCGCAGACCCGCTCCATCGCCGAGATCGCGGGCGACATGGCGCAGGAGGCGCCGATGCTGCGATTGCTGCAAGGCGATGTCGGTGCGGGCAAGACCGTGGTGGCCTTGAACGCCATGCTGATCGCGGTTGAGGCAGGCAAGCAGGCGGCGCTTCTGGCCCCTACCGAAATCCTCGCCCGCCAGCATTTCGAGACACTGCGCAAGATGCTCGGGCCGACGGGGGTCGAGATCGCGCTGCTGACGGGCCGCGCCAAGGGGCGCGAGCGCGAGTCGATCCTGATGGGATTGCTCGATGGCTCGATCCAGCTGCTGGTCGGCACCCATGCGATCTTTCAGGACACGGTCAATTACCGCGATCTGGGGCTTGTGGTGATTGATGAGCAGCACCGCTTCGGCGTGGCGCAGCGGTTGGCGCTGGCCGCCAAGGGGCGGCGCGCGCCGCATACTCTCGCCATGACGGCAACCCCGATCCCGCGCTCGCTGACGCTGGCGCAATATGGCGAGATGGACGTGAGCCGCCTCGATGAACTGCCGCCCGGGCGGCAGGCGATCGACACCCGCGTGGTGGCGATGGAGCGGCTGAGCGAGGTGGTGGACGGACTGGCACGGCACATCGCGAGCGGACAGCAGGCCTATTGGGTGTGCCCGATGGTGCGCGAGATCGACGGCGCGCCCGATCTTGCCGACATTGCCGCTGCCGAAGCGCGGTTTGCGGCTTTGCGGGAGCGTTTCGGCGATGCCGTCGTGCTGGTTCACGGCCAGCTTCGCCCCGAGGTCAAGGACGCGGCAATGGAGCGTTTTGCCACTGGCGAGGCGCGGTTGCTGGTGGCGACCACGGTGATCGAGGTGGGTGTCGATGTGCCGTCGGCAACGCTTATGGTGATCGAGCAGGCCGAGCGTTTCGGCCTTGCACAACTGCACCAGCTGCGCGGCCGGGTGGGGCGCGGGGCGGAGAAATCAACCTGCCTGCTGCTGCGCTCGGCTCAACTGTCCGAGACGGGCCGCGCGCGGCTTGCCCTCATGCGCGAGACGCAGGATGGGTTCCGGATCGCCGAGGAAGATCTCGAATTGCGCGGCGGGGGCGAATTGCTCGGCACCCGGCAATCGGGCGAGGCGGGGTTCCGGGTGGCTGATCTGGAACAGACTCAGCGCTTGCTGCCGGTGGCGCATGGCGATGCACGCCTGCTGATGGAGCGCGATGGTGGGCTCACCAGCCCGCGCGGTGAGGCGGCGCGGATATTGCTCTACCTGTTCGAACGCGACTGGGGTGTGCAGCTGCTACGCGGCGGATAG
- a CDS encoding FAD assembly factor SdhE, translating to MTDAPSFEQRLARAKFRSWHRGTREADYMIGGFYDRYHAQWGEAELAWFEALLDEDDVDVMAWALGSQNPPEHLAGDLLAAMQKLDYVDIPR from the coding sequence ATGACCGATGCCCCATCCTTCGAACAACGCCTCGCCCGCGCCAAATTCCGGAGCTGGCACCGCGGCACGCGCGAGGCCGATTACATGATTGGCGGCTTTTACGACCGCTACCATGCCCAGTGGGGCGAGGCCGAACTGGCGTGGTTCGAGGCGCTGCTCGACGAGGATGATGTCGACGTGATGGCCTGGGCCTTGGGCTCGCAAAACCCGCCCGAGCACCTTGCAGGCGACCTGCTGGCGGCGATGCAGAAGCTCGATTACGTCGACATTCCGCGCTGA